The genomic window ACCCCCTCTCCAGCTCCCCAGATCCCTCCTGACCAATGTCTGTTCTTAcagtggtctctctctctccacctggtCTCTTCCCTGGACCAAAGGACCctattttgcttttctctctttccctccattttcctCGGATGATGATACTAATAATAAACACATACCGAAAACATACTCTGTGACAGGCTTTGTAGAAACGCTTTGCATGGTTATCAAATTCTCTCAACTAGTCTATGACCCTCTATATGtttctgctgtattttttttttttaaatattcacttcTGCCatatagaaaacaagaaaaccgCACAAATAAGGAGACAGATAGGTGATGAATCAAAGGATGGAACTGAAGAAGCGACTCACAGGGGCGCCAGgggggatggctcagtcagttgagcgtccactcttgatttcggctcaagtcctaatctcacggttggtgagttcaagccctgttatcaagctctgcagtgacagtgtggatTGAAcataggggcgtctggctggctcagttggtagaactcgcaactcttggtctcagggtggtgagttcaagccccaccgtGGGCGTgggagcctacttaaagaaaaaagaaacctgcaCAAAAATGATTTCCATATAGATGGGAAGGATGGACGGGTCGAGGCAGCCCCAAGTGTCTGTGTGTCCATAGGCGTTTCTTGTTGGTGACCCCCAGCTTTGTTCCCTGACGCCTGTGCCCAAGCCATGGAGGTAAAAGCCATGGCTGGCAAGCAGGTTTTCAAACAGCTACAGTCGTGGCTGGGGGCGTTTGCCCCCACGTGGCCCTGACACCCTTTTGGGTGCAGAACCCCCTGGTTCACCCTCCACCGTGAGCATCAGAGCCATGCCGTGAGACACGATTTTAGAGCTGTGTGTGTCCCAGAACTCAGGCGGTGGGGACCTGTGATCACTCGTGCCCTGATCTAAGCGGGTTAACCCACCTCTTCTCTCCAGcttctctcatttgttttaaGCTGATTCAATAAACAGTGGGATCTGAGCATCTTAATCAGGCCGGTGAGCTCTTCTGTACCGGGGGACCCCGGCGTGCTGCTCGGTCGCCTACCAGGAGACTCCCATAGCAGCTCGCCAGTTTCCCAGGGCGATGGACCCCACTTTGTCCATTTTGtggatgagcaaactgaggacagagaagcagaaccactTGCCCGAGACTGGAGGCCAGAGGGCAGAGACCTCCCGGCATGCGCATGCCTTATGGTGGCCCTCCACTGGCCAGATGTGACTGATCTCCATTTGATGGGCTCCGGGAGGTGGCCCCTCGGCCAAGGTCACAcatgcccatctcccacccccctcccgctgCTTCTCAGCTGCTCCTTTCggccttattttctttccctttctgacgGTACTTGTCTTTGAGTTCCAGTTGTCTGGCTCTCCTTGTCCCTGTTTGtccgtctctgcctctctctccccagatcTCTGTCTCGCTCTTATCTCCTCTGAGCTTCTGCGgtccacccccttccccacctccccttctttccatctctctctcaaatcgcTCTTCCTTAGCCTCAGGGAGTCTAACCGGCCTCACTGTTTTTGctatctctcttctctgccccggAAACCCTTCTGTGGGTTCCTCTAAGCCACCCCTCCTTCCCTAGGGAACCCTCCGTTGCAAACACCATGCCTCCCCCGGAGGGCGCGGCTCCACCCTAATTCCATCCCCTCCACAgctccgagagagagagagagagagagagagagagagagagagagagagagagaaagcttccCCCCATCCTGCAGCTTCAATTCCCTTGGGCTCTGCAAGACAGATTTGAGAATTTTCCTTATGGGAAGAGCACCCCATCCTCCAAGAGGGCGCCGGTTCTCAGCACCCTCTGGACCCTTGGCGCCTCACTCTTCCAccctctttcttattctttctccgTGACATCTGACTTCTCCCAGGTCTTGcaaggagggtgggggcagggagtgtcACCTGCGCCCCCTTCCCGTCTCGTCCCCCACAGGAGGCTCTGCCCACAGCCTGGCGTGATGTGACAGACAGCATTTATTCCGGACTCCAGTGTCCACAGATGatgggagctggggtgggggcaggggcccgGATCCAGTGTCGGACTATGCAGTAGGACgtcaggtggggtgggggaccagTAACGGGGCGGGAGGTAAAAGTCGCCCGCGCCGGCCGAccctcagagccttggagcctcgGAGCCTCGTCCTGTCCCGGGCCAGGTCCCGGGCTTGGGTCCAGGAGCTATTCTGGGGCCTGAGAGTCACATTCCCTGGAGGAaggtcccctcctccccaccgcccctccctccctccccgcagcAGTGGCTGCTGTAGGTCCCTGCCCAGcctgcagaggaaggaagggaagggagggccgGGGAGAAGTGGGAAGGTGGGGGCGGGCGGAGGCGTGAGCAGGCCTGGTTCTCTGACGCTGATTCTCTGATGTCTGGTCTAGTGCAGCCTCCCGGAGGCCCTTGGGCTCAGCACTGGGGACGAGGTAGAGAGGTCAGCCTGCGCTTGTGCTTACGAGGGCCGTtccacccctccccgcctccccgcagctcccccccccccaccatcaggGTGCCCAGGCCCTCACCCACCTCATCTCTGAAGCCCCCGCTGCCATGCCTGGCTCCTCCAGAGGCGCCCCCTGTGAGAAGACCTGTCTGCTCAGGCCGCTCGgaccctgagtggctcagctctGGCTCCCCAGGTGgcctgggagagaggagggcacGTTGGAGGCGGCGGTCATGCCTGGGGGGAAGGACTGAGGATGGGGCTCTTCCGGTTGGGATGGccttgggggatggggggggggtggtaaaggCTTTGGGGTTAGGGATGGGTGGGCAGGACGATGTAGGAGTTGGAGATGGGTCTGGAGGTGGCTACGGATTGGAGCATTGGAGCGGAGGGTGGCCGTGAGCTCAGAGGGTTGGAGAGGTTGAGGTTGGCTACAAACCGGGTTTGGGGCTGGAGCTGTCTGGGCATGTGTTCGGGGTCTGGGGTTGAATATAAGATGCGGGTCGGGGTTGGGGTCAGGGCCGGGGATGTGTTTGGGTCTGGGGTTGAGGACGGGAGGGAGCTGAGGTTGGCCACGTGGGCTGGGTTCGGGGTTCAGGTTGGAGGCGAAGTCAGAGTCGGGTGCAGGGGTGGGGTCGGGTCAATTCCAGGGTTGCAGGCCACTCACGGAGCCCCCTTTTCCCCCTGCCGGCAGCAGCCGGGGCGACCCTTGCGTCTCATGCAATAGAAGGCAGCAACGACGAGGAGCAGGAGGCCCACGCTGACGGCCACGGCCATGACAGCCACTCCGGCCTGGGAAGTCTGGGGCACCACTGCAGGGACAGGACGGAGGAGGAGGGGGTCAGCCAGCGGTGCTCTGTCTGTCCCCCCGCCAGGGTCCTGTGcacaaccgccccccccccccaccaagttcCTCACCAGAGCCGAAGTGAAACACGTGCAGGACGTTCCCGTGGGGGTTGGAGGCCTCACAGGAGACCCCGTCTCTGCTCAGGGCACTGGTCACCTTCAGGGTCAGGGAGCTGctcacccagccctgccctccggGGGCCGGCTCTGCTGGCTGTGGAGGCTTGGGTCAGCCCCGGCCCGTGGGCTCAAGGGCTCGGGTGAGGGCAGAGGTGAAGACGGCCAGTCCCCCGGGGAGTGGCTGGCCACGATCGATCGGGGAGAGGGCAGGATTCCCCAAGGGGCTtgggggagggcgcctgggtccCGCAGGGCTCGGGATGGGGGGGAAGGTCCCTTACACTGCCCCCCAGTTGGCTCCAGCTGAGTTTGGGCTCCGGGTAGCCACGGGCAGAGCAGACCAGCCTGACTTCATCTCCTTCCCTCCAGCTGCCCTCACTCCTGGGCTGGGTCTCTTCTGCCCTTAATTCTGGTGGCCctgtgggtggtggtggggggagagtgggAAGCCCAtcggagaaggggaaggaggaggagagaaagagaaggacagaggggacAGGAACCGAAGACAGAGGCACCAGCCGTGGACCCGTCTCATTTgtcctgctcccccacccccacagctgcCCGCCCGCTGTCCCCAACCAAACCTGCCCCATCCCGAACCTTGGACCAGCAGCTTGAAGCTCTGGGAGCGGCTGAGGAGGGGGACGGTGGGCATGGAGGCCTCACAGATGTAGGTGCCCGCAGAATCGAAGGTGATGGAGCTCAGAGAGAGTGTGGGGCCGTTCCCCAGGGGGATTGAGTcctggcagggagaggaggaggcggccaggcgagtgtgagggagggggtCGAGAGACGGGAGAGGGTGCAGGCTGAGGGTCCCCAGGCTGCGgggctcctttctctctcaccttgGTCCAGCGCAGGGCAGGCGTGGGCAGACCTTGCACGGAGCAGTTCACGGCTGTGCTGTTGCCCAAGGGTAAGGAAAGTTCCTCCCTGGTGCTGAGCTCAAGGGGGTCCAGGTCTGGAGGGGGGGACAGACTGTCACCTTCCCCAGACCCTCACCCACTCGGCTTAGGGGCTCTCTAGGGtgactgggtgggggtggggggcgcagatGTGAGTGCACAACCAGAAGAAGAGCTTGTCAGGTGTTtctccttgttttctctctctctctccacggACTTTCCACGCTCCCATCCAGGCCAAGCCTTGAGCCCACATCTAACTCCAAAACACAGGCCCCATCTCAGCCACCTTCTTCCAGAGCCGATGACTGGGCCCACAGTTAATGCATGaccggtggggggagggggggggtgtgaTGGTGGCAAGGTGTTCCTTCTCGGATTGACCACCCAAACCCCTCTACCCATCTTTTCATCGAGCCCCTGTCTGCCCCGCCTTCGAAATGGACCTTCCCACTTCTCTCCGTCTCTGACGTCCGGGTCCGACTGCCCGGACCACCTTGCAGCCACCTCCTCGCCGGTGTCCCCGCTGGCCAGGCTTCCTCCCCTGAGCTGCCAGACGGATCTTTTCGAACCACACACCCGTCAGCCCTGCCCTCCGTGTGAAACCTCGCAGTGGTTGCCCAGTATACAGAGGCCAAATTCTTTGATAAAGCCCCCAGGATCCTGCTTGGTCTGACCTCTACCTACCTCCTCAACCTCACTTCTCACcgcacgcccccacccccacccccaacctttgTCCCAAACACCAGCTACCCTACTCTCTTGGTTTCTCTCCAGTACGCCATGTTGGGTCCTGCCTCGGGGCCTTCGCACCTGCTGTTCCCCCGGCCTGGGAGCTCCTCTTCTGGCTCTTCGCGTTTCTGATCCCATTCTTTGGTTTTCCCAAACGGCCCCTTCTCAGGGAGGCCTCTCTGTCCCCCCGTGGCGGACACTGAGATTTCCCCTCTAGCGCTGAAGGATTTGTTCTCCCCCAGCTGTTGAGAAGGATGTCAGCTGTCAGCCCTCAGCTGTCAGCCCTCTCTGGGAACTGCCTCAGCTGCGGAGAGCCCCTCGCTCAAGGTCATGCCCCCTTCCTCGGGCAGGCCACGTGCAATGCCCGGTTGGTGTGGGGTTATAAAGGCCCAGCTCCCTTACCCCCAAGTGGGGCCATCCCAGCTTCCCCAGCACCCTGCGGGGCCGACTGAGACCTTTAGACTACAACTGAGACCAATCTTCTGCCTCTGCCCGGTCCTGCTTCCgtgccctccccagcctccactcCAGCCTCCATCGGTGGGGATCCCAAGGCGCTTCCCATAAACCTCCTGCCTGCAGCTCTCTGAATCCAAATCTGCTTCCTGGGGACGGAGACAGACGGAGCCTGCACCACCCTCCATCTAGAACAGTCCCCGCTCGCCTGGCCAGTCCCTCATCCCCTCACTCTGCGTCAGTCCCTATAGGGGCTCCATCGCTACTCAAAGCACCTTGTTCAGCATTCACCACCTGTCTCCCCTACTTGACCGAGATCTctgtgaagggggggggggctgggctgtCTTGTTCATAGATGTCTCCCCAGCCCTGGTCACGGGGTCTAgccccagggaaggaggcagaaggagggccAAGGAGgagcagggcctttgcacagtgCTCAGGTGCAAGCAGACTCAGAAGGCTGGAAAGTGGATGGTGGAAAGCAGGGGTGTTAACCTGGAAACGGCGAGAGGCGCTCGGCTGGGATGAGGAGACTGCCTTGGTGGGGAGATGGGTCAGCCAAAGGCGCGGCCAGCCAGGTGGGCCTTGAAGGCCGGGGTGGATCGGGGCACTTGGGAGCCACGGCAGGTTCAGAGTGGGGGGATATCAGGTGTGTGCTTTGGAGGGAGCTCTCTGGCTGCTTCGTATGGGAGactggagggggctggggcaggcacCCAGGGGGCAGAGGGGACCATCCAGACGAGGACGAGGACCCCAGAAGTGGAAAGGGTTGCCGGCGGGGCTGTGTGGGGGTGAGGGCGAGGAGGCCGCTGGTGCCGGGgtccccctgcccatccccccggGACGCTCACAGGCCACGCGCAGCTCCAGGGTTTTGGAGAGCTCCGCGTCCTCAGCAGCGTCGTAGTCCTCCACCCTGCAGCCGTAGGTCCCGCTCTGGCCCCGCTGAACCCCCTCCAGGGTCAAGTTCCCCTCAAGATTTGTTTTCAGCACGTCCTCCTGCTTGTCCTGGGTGACCAGGGATGAGGAACCCGGCTCAGGAGCCGCCCTggtccgggggtgggggcgggggtcatGCTGGGTCGGGGTCAACCGGGTCAGAGTCAGGGGTCACCGGGTTAGCATCGTGCTAGATCAGAGCCCACTCAAGCAAGGGGGCAGAGGCCCTGCCAGGCCAGGGGCCACCCCGGCTGGGTATCGAGCTGAGTTCGGACTCTCTCAAGTCAGGGCTCAGAGGTCCTGTGAGCTCCTGGGTCAACAGGCAGGCGCCTCGCTGAGCCGGGGGCCACCCAGGTGAAAGGTCAGAAGGCGGCGGGGGCCAATATGTCACAGAGGTCAGGGGCCAGGACTTCCAAAGGAACGACGGGGTGAGTCACCTGAAGGCGGAAGAATGTGTATTCGGGGTTGGGGCTGCCGTCCCCCCGGCAAAACAGCTGGACGGAGTCCCCCTCGCGTACCCAGCCCTCGGTGGTGGAGGGGCTGTCCACCCAGAAATTCACGTGTTCCGTGGGATCTAAGAGAAAGGGCAAAGGGGAAGACGGGTCAGGGCAGACTCATGGTCAGGGTCGAGGGTAGGTCAGGTCAAGGGTAAAAGGCCAGGGCTGGCTCAGGGCAGAGAGGTCAGGCCCCAGCCAAGGGGAAGGCTGCGGTCGGTCAAAGGGTAGAGGTCACATCTGTCACAGCTCAGGTTCCCGCTCATTCTGAGATCAGTGACCAGAGAGGTCACAGGTGGAGCTGAGCTAAGAGTGCAGGTCAAGGGTCAGAGGTCGGCGTGGGCGACAGGTCCGCGAGGGATTCCGGGCCCCCGAGCTGGTGTGAGAGGGCGGGGCGTGGTTCGGGTGCGAGGCTCCATGGGCCTCCGGGTGCTGGAGGCGGTCAAAGgtcaggatggggtgggggtaggcCCCGGAGGGCTTGCGGGGCCAGGCctcaggcaggtgaggggggccGCGGCCGGGGAGGTGGGGACCAGCCTGGACTCACAGTGCAGGGTGAGGCGGAAGGCAGGGCTGTCCAGGCGGCCGTGCCGGCCCGCGGGCAGGTGGTAGCGCACGGAGCAAAGGAAGCTGGCTTCCCGGTCGGCCTTGTGGAGCCGCAGGTACAGGGTGCTGGTGAGAGACTGCAGGCCTGAGGCCTCCCGCACCGTGCGGCTGGTCATGTAGCCGtctggcagagagggaggaggcggCGGGTCagccagccctccccccccccccctcgccacCACCCGGCGCCGTCCCGCGTCCAGCTGGGCTCCCGCGCCCGCTCACCTGAGTTCACCTCCATGGGCACCTCCAGCCGCTGCCCGTTCCGGTACCACGTGATCTGGGGGGCCGGGTTCCCGTTCCGGCTGTTGCAGGTGGCGATCTAAGGCAGACACAGGCGTGGCCCTGGGCCCTgaggtcggggcgggggggacgcGACTTCTCCTCGCTCAGGATACAGGAGTCTGGGttccccagccctctcctcccccaggatGCAGGAGTGCaaacccccccccacctcccagccccccccccccccccccgcccctggaaTCCAGGTCCAGCCCGAGGTACCTCCTGGGCAAAGTCCTCCACCACAGACAGGATCCCTTTGTTGGGCGAGACCTCGGTGGCCTCTGGTTTTGCTGTGGGGGAGACGGTCGGGTCAGGAGCCCCTCTCCTGGGCTCTCGCCCACCCGCCTCttccgtgggggggggggggcccgcaGACACTCACCGAACATGTGCAGCCGTGTGGTGGCCTCAGCGCTGCCCGCCGCGCCCGCCTTCACCACGCACACATAGTTCTGCTCGTCGCCCACCTGGGCCTCGGTCAGCACCAGGCGCCCCCGGGCGTCCAGCTGGTACGGGGGGCTGCGGCCCCGAGAGTCGTGCACCGTGCCCTGCAGCTCGGAGCCCTGCAGCTCGGCCGAGGCCAGGCGGTGGCGGACCCCAGAGCGGTCTGCCTGTGGCGGGGGGatgtggggcgggggcggggctcagcTCCAGGCCGCCTGGCCTGCCTCCCCCagtgtctctttatctctctccgCGACCTTTTCCATCTGCTGCTCTCTGGGTCACCTGCCTCCTCTTGTCACCTCCCTCCGGTCCCCTGTTCCCTGGCCTGTGTGTCAGTTTCCTCTCCCCAGGTCCAGGTCCCTTGTTCTCCATCACACTCTGTtcttatctctcttcctctctctgtctccccctccagccctgtgtctctgcctcttatctcctcttttttcctctctccttctagTCCTGCACCCCTGGGGTCTCCCGCTATCTCCTTGTCTGTCTCTGAATGGTCTCTCTCTGGAGCCCGCGCTCTGAACGGGGCGTCTTCTTTCTAGTCTCAGCTGTGCCCAGACACCAGGGGACCTTGGAGTGTCCTTCCCCTGGCGGggtctcaatttccccatctgtaaaatggaaaggcAGCTGGACGGAGCCCTTAGGTCCTTTGGGCTCGGAGGAGGGAATGCACGTTCGCAGCCCTGTGGTGCCCTGACCCCCAGGCCCCTTGGCCACCCTCTGGCCCCCAGCCTGCAGCACTCACCAGGAACCATTCCAGCACAAAATGGTCGTGGGCCCCCAGGGGGGTGCAGTTCAGGGCGACGGCCTCCCCTTTCATCACCTCCACCAGGGAAGGCACGGATAAGTGGACCTCGGCCTGGGCACCTACAGGAGAGCCACTgagctctttctgcctctgttggGGACAGCCCTCCAGAcagagcccctcctcccccaggtcccaggagtcctggctcccagtgccctcctccctcagactcaGGAGTCCTGGCTCCCggtgccctcctccctcagactcaGGAGTCCTGGCTcccagtgccctcctccctcagacccagggtccaggaccccagcccctcctccctcccatcagcatttgtctccatctctctccacaGGACTACGGGCTCCTCCCCCGGGCCACACAGGGCCCTGGCTGCTTCTGTCCAATCCTCCTGGGGTAAGACCGCACCTGTCCTTGTGCTTTCCACTAGACCAGCCGCCCCCCCCCAAGGGCAGGGCCAGCTCTGGCTCATCCCTTGGCCTCCAGCACCCTGCGCAGGGCCTGGCACGTCGCCAGGgatctgtgtctctcactctggGTCTCCATCTCTAGTCCCACAGTCCCTGCCTCTCTGTCAGCCTGACagtctgtctccgtctctctcagcccctgggtCTCTGTCAGGAGTcgggggctggggctgcagctgAGGCAGAATGGGTGTGTGGGGGCGGTCAGGGGGGACAGGGCTGGGCAGGTTTCAGGAATGTGGGAGGGACAGGCTGGCCCAGACCTGCCCGGCCTGGCACCAGATCCCCCTACCCACCCCTTGGCCCCTCTGCCTCTTTGCCGAGCAGGGAAGGGGATAAGGTGTGTCCCCTCCGATTAGGCGAGCGGTGAGGCCCAGGATGGCGGGTCCTCAGGGAGAAGGGAGCGGGAGTGGGGGCGGCTGGACTCCTGTCCCAGGATCCTGGCAGACAGAGCTGTTCCCATTGGAGAAACCATGCTCTCTCACCCCCTGGGCTGGCATCCTGGCATCAGCTCTCACTTCTGAGaacctccctttccttccccgcCCAGCttgacccagccctgcccctggggaCCCACTATTTGCCATGCTTGTGCCACGGGCCTGGATTCCCAGGCACCCACCTCTggcccaggcctggcccaggggaggggtgtggggccAGGCTGGTGCCTGGGGCTAGTCTGAGCAACAGAcaggaggaggatggagagatCTCTCTTCCCTAATCTCTCCCATCCCTCTGTCCCTGGCTGCCGGCCCCTCAAGgcctcctccccatcccaccACCACGCAGGTGTGTGGATTTATCTGGGCCCCAGGAAGAGGGCACGGTCACTCGGAAACACTGTTCTGCCGTCACTGCCCAGGGCCAGCGCTCCAGCCCTTCCGCGAGGGAGGGGAGTTCTTTAGAGCCTGGCTCTGAGTCCAGATCGGGGGAAGCCTCAAACGCATGTGGTTCCCTGCGATCTAGCTGGAAGGTCCCCGACCCTCGCAAAACTTGAGAACCTTTCAGAGGGAAGCCCCGGGGTCTTGGTCTCCTGTGTCCTGGGGAAGCCACTCCGGCCACTGGAGGCCTGGACCTTTGGGTCTGAGGAAGCAGGAGTCCCGGGACTCCGATTCCAGGGGCTGAGGGCCCCTTCGCTCCTTGGTCCCGAGCGCGGAGGGGGCTGGCTTCTCAGGTGGTGACTAACCCGCTGCCTGCCGGCGTCTGCCCAGCCCCTCTGCCGGGCCGTCCCCAGCTCGCTCGTTGGGAAGGGTATCCCCCGTGCTCCCGTATCCCTCCTCCCCGGGGCTCCCACGTTTGGCTTCCTGGGGTCGAGGAgatccccttcccccttccctttcccggGGTCCCCAGGGGCCGCCCCCAGCggctccctgctctctgccccggCCGTACCTGGGTGCGCCCCCAGCAGGAGCGCGAGCACCAGCAGCCTGGGGGCCCTGCGCGCCCCGGCCAGGGCGTCCGGGGGCTCCATGTtcgcggcggcggcagcgggcgGCGATTGCCCGGGCTGCGGCTCCGGCGGCCGCGGGGCTGGGAGCGATCAGGCCCCGCCCCTggcagccccgccccgccccgccctcccgaGCCCCCCCTTGggtgcccccccccaaacccGGGCGCCCCGCCAAGACCTCCCACTGCCCGGAGCGGACCTCCCAGCGCCCGGCCCGGGCCCGGAGCggggctccctctgcccccaagcTCTGGGCTGCCTGGCTCGGGCTGACCGGTGCCCGCGGCGGTGGCCTGACCGACCAGTCTAACCAGTGTCCTGGGCTGTGACCTCACCACCCCGCTGCGGCCGCCATCCCCCCTAATTCGGACCAGGGGTCATCACGGCAGGTGACCGGGGCTTGCCCAGTTGATTTTACCCAGCCGACCCCGCACAACCAGTGAGTGGCCTGCGCTGGCCTCTCCCAGGATAACCGGTGGTTCCCAGCATGACCGGGGGCTTGCACTCCCCTCTCCCAGTACAACCAGCGGTGCCCCGCCTGATCGGTGGCCTAGAGCAGCTTCCTCCAGGGTGCCTGGTGAGGCTCTTCCCTGGAGCCCGTGCTAGGGGCTGCTTTCCTGTGTGACCAGTGGCCTGGAACCCATCAGTTCAATCTCTTAAATTTCACGGCCTTCAAACCTCAGTTCAGCCCGGGTCTCTGTgatgatggggggaggggtggggagagcgaGTGCTGTGGGGTGCTCTTTCCTGGGCTCTCCTCCACTCCGTAgggccctccctctcttctccccatccAGGGAATCCCAGGAATgccaccctccttcctcccttcctctccccttcactcCCTCACAAccttggggggcagggcaggagaatTAGGCTGGAGGGAGcaggtgagagggggaggggagcaggctaGGGCgcctgaggggaggagggaagagcagagcTGTGGGTTGGAAGGGTCACAGGTCAGTTGGGGGGTCACAGATCAGACTGTCCGAAGCTTCTCACAAGCCAGGTCTGACTGGGGCAAAatcctctgggggtgggggttggggggggcgggagaAATGTCACTGGTTATATAGGGAGTAGCTAGCCCTGGACACTGgtcagaatgggggggggggggtcactggtAAGATGCCTTTGCCCATCAGACACGGAAGGAAGGCTTCAATTACAGGTCAGCTTGGGAGTTGTTGGTCAGACTGGTCAAGGTGCTACTTTATTCTTTGGTGACACAGGAGAGCAACCGTTACACCGGCAGAAGAGACCCTTTAGTATTAGTCACACCAATGCCTCCTCCGGGatgccctccctgctccctggct from Panthera tigris isolate Pti1 chromosome E2, P.tigris_Pti1_mat1.1, whole genome shotgun sequence includes these protein-coding regions:
- the BCAM gene encoding basal cell adhesion molecule, which produces MEPPDALAGARRAPRLLVLALLLGAHPGAQAEVHLSVPSLVEVMKGEAVALNCTPLGAHDHFVLEWFLADRSGVRHRLASAELQGSELQGTVHDSRGRSPPYQLDARGRLVLTEAQVGDEQNYVCVVKAGAAGSAEATTRLHMFAKPEATEVSPNKGILSVVEDFAQEIATCNSRNGNPAPQITWYRNGQRLEVPMEVNSDGYMTSRTVREASGLQSLTSTLYLRLHKADREASFLCSVRYHLPAGRHGRLDSPAFRLTLHYPTEHVNFWVDSPSTTEGWVREGDSVQLFCRGDGSPNPEYTFFRLQDKQEDVLKTNLEGNLTLEGVQRGQSGTYGCRVEDYDAAEDAELSKTLELRVAYLDPLELSTREELSLPLGNSTAVNCSVQGLPTPALRWTKDSIPLGNGPTLSLSSITFDSAGTYICEASMPTVPLLSRSQSFKLLVQGPPELRAEETQPRSEGSWREGDEVRLVCSARGYPEPKLSWSQLGGSPAEPAPGGQGWVSSSLTLKVTSALSRDGVSCEASNPHGNVLHVFHFGSVVPQTSQAGVAVMAVAVSVGLLLLVVAAFYCMRRKGRPGCCRQGEKGAPPPGEPELSHSGSERPEQTGLLTGGASGGARHGSGGFRDEC